Proteins encoded within one genomic window of Mytilus edulis unplaced genomic scaffold, xbMytEdul2.2 SCAFFOLD_620, whole genome shotgun sequence:
- the LOC139505962 gene encoding histone H1-delta-like, whose protein sequence is MADATAAPAVAPAKSPKKKAAAKPKKPSAHPKYSEMIGKAIAALKERGGSSRQAILKYIMANFNVGKDAKSVNAHLKLALRAGVKNNSLKQSKGTGASGSFRIGEAKVVKKKPAKAKKAAKPKAAKPKKAKSTPKKKKPAAKKPAGEKKAAKPKAKKPAAKKAAKPKKPAAKSPAKKKAAKPKAKKTPKKK, encoded by the coding sequence atggcAGACGCAACAGCAGCACCAGCAGTAGCACCAGCTAAATCACCAAAGAAAAAGGcagcagccaagccaaagaagccttCCGCACATCCTAAATACAGCGAGATGATTGGAAAAGCCATCGCCGCTTTGAAAGAACGTGGAGGTTCTTCAAGGCAAGCAATTCTGAAGTACATCATGGCCAACTTCAACGTCGGAAAAGATGCCAAGTCAGTAAATGCTCATTTAAAACTTGCACTCAGAGCCGGAGTTAAGAACAACAGTTTGAAGCAGTCCAAGGGAACTGGAGCATCCGGATCTTTCAGAATTGGAGAGGCTAAAGTAGTTAAAAAGAAGCCAGCAaaggcaaagaaagcagccaaacCTAAGGCCGCCAAGCCGAAGAAGGCAAAGAGCACACCCAAGAAGAAGAAgccagcagcaaagaaaccagctggagaaaaaaaggctgccaaaccaaaggcaaaaaaaccagcagcaaagaaagcagccaagccaaagaagccagCAGCCAAGTCACCAGCAAAAAAGAAGGCAGCCAAACCAAAAGCCAagaagacaccaaagaagaagtaa